One Hyphomicrobiales bacterium genomic window carries:
- a CDS encoding putative 2-aminoethylphosphonate ABC transporter ATP-binding protein has translation MKAPMTDGRSASGTPAAAPYLQIHGLWKAFGQFVALRDIDLDIAPGEFVCFLGPSGCGKTTLLRAIAGLDPQSRGTIMQGGIDVSTLPASRRDYGIVFQSYALFPNLTVERNIAFGLENTGRPRAEIKARVAELLALVGLPEQGPKYPAQLSGGQQQRIALARAIAINPGLLLLDEPLSALDAKVRVHLRHEIKELQRKLGVTTVMVTHDQEEALSMADRIVVMNHGVIEQVGTPTEVYRHPASLFVADFIGETNKFAAGVADGRVSLDSLHLAARTEGHAPGARVTVAIRPEDILPMAADAPRGANRLECMVEDMEFLGSYWRCHLVTGDGTRMIANFSMNATRRMRIETGHPLTVEIPVERVLVFADGAGR, from the coding sequence ATGAAGGCGCCCATGACCGACGGTCGATCCGCATCCGGTACACCCGCCGCTGCGCCCTATCTCCAGATCCATGGGTTGTGGAAGGCGTTCGGCCAATTCGTCGCCCTTCGCGACATCGATCTCGACATCGCCCCCGGCGAGTTCGTCTGCTTCCTCGGTCCGTCCGGGTGCGGCAAGACGACGCTTCTTCGCGCCATCGCAGGCCTCGACCCGCAGAGCCGGGGCACCATCATGCAGGGCGGCATCGACGTTTCGACCCTGCCGGCCTCGCGGCGTGACTACGGCATCGTCTTCCAGTCCTATGCGCTCTTTCCGAACCTGACCGTGGAGCGCAACATCGCCTTCGGCCTCGAGAACACGGGCCGTCCGCGCGCGGAGATAAAGGCCCGGGTCGCCGAATTGCTCGCCCTGGTCGGCCTCCCCGAACAGGGACCGAAATACCCGGCCCAGCTTTCCGGCGGTCAACAGCAGCGCATCGCCCTCGCCCGTGCCATCGCCATAAACCCGGGCCTGCTTCTGCTCGACGAGCCCCTTTCCGCGCTCGACGCCAAGGTCCGCGTCCATCTCCGCCACGAGATCAAGGAACTCCAGCGCAAGCTCGGCGTCACCACCGTGATGGTGACCCACGATCAGGAGGAGGCCCTCTCGATGGCCGACCGCATCGTGGTCATGAACCACGGCGTGATCGAACAAGTCGGCACGCCGACCGAGGTCTATCGCCATCCCGCAAGCCTCTTCGTTGCCGACTTCATCGGCGAAACCAACAAGTTCGCGGCCGGGGTCGCGGACGGACGGGTCAGTCTCGACTCCCTGCACCTCGCAGCCCGCACCGAAGGCCATGCCCCGGGCGCACGGGTGACAGTGGCCATCCGTCCGGAGGATATCCTGCCGATGGCGGCCGATGCTCCGCGCGGCGCGAACCGGCTCGAATGCATGGTCGAGGACATGGAATTCCTGGGCTCCTACTGGCGCTGCCACCTCGTGACGGGCGATGGCACGCGGATGATCGCCAACTTCTCCATGAACGCGACGCGTCGCATGCGCATCGAGACCGGCCATCCCCTGACGGTGGAAATCCCTGTCGAGCGCGTGCTCGTCTTTGCCGACGGAGCCGGGAGATGA
- a CDS encoding putative 2-aminoethylphosphonate ABC transporter permease subunit → MSASTTLPAGRDTQLRIDRDGWVKRFFVVVIGLYLVGALALPLYAMLSKSFVTYGFDLSRYEVMRSDDSGNWGPARGLDDLNAELGRFTPERLASNVNGRLAPTEFFPDFSFRSKQRWRIRGTVPDAPYLVGLQLVNSMEWREFDSNTFRRLNLRPIARTGLDNYVAYFTNPALFGSIGNSVQIAVVSTIITLLMAFGFAYAINRTCVPFKGAFKLIAMMPILVPSLLPGIALVYMFGTQGYLTPLLMGNSIYGPIGIVIGSVFFTFPHAYIIISTALSIADQRQYEAAESLRASSWRTFWTVTIPGARYGLISAGFVTFTLVITDFGLPKVIGGQYNVLAVDIYKQVIGQQNFEMGAVVSLILLIPAVLAFAVDRIVTRRQVSLLSARSVPFQPRPDPGKDGLWLVWCLLVALFIVGIIATCQAAALIRFWPYDLSMTLANYDFNKMDGGGWAAYWNSLRMALYTAVIGTVIVFTGAYMVEKIDGFRTGRNLFQFLAMLPMAIPGMVLGLAYIFFFNDPANPAHFLYGTMAILVISTVTHFYTVGHLTAMTALKQIDAEFEPVASSLRQPFWRLFGRVTVPVCLPSILDISIYMFVNAMTTVSAVVFLYSTKTALASVAVLNMDDAGTIAPAAAMGMMIFYTNAAARILHALASRRILKRTQAWRTR, encoded by the coding sequence ATGAGCGCCAGTACGACGCTCCCGGCCGGCCGCGACACGCAATTGCGGATCGACCGCGACGGCTGGGTCAAGCGCTTCTTCGTGGTTGTGATCGGGCTCTATCTCGTCGGCGCGCTCGCGTTGCCGCTCTATGCGATGCTCTCGAAGTCGTTCGTCACCTACGGCTTCGACCTCTCGCGCTACGAGGTGATGCGATCGGATGACAGCGGCAACTGGGGACCGGCGCGAGGCCTCGACGACCTCAACGCGGAACTGGGCCGCTTCACGCCGGAGCGTCTGGCGAGCAACGTCAACGGACGCCTGGCCCCGACGGAATTTTTTCCCGACTTCAGCTTTCGCAGCAAGCAGCGCTGGCGGATCAGGGGAACCGTGCCGGATGCCCCTTATCTCGTCGGCCTGCAACTGGTCAACTCGATGGAATGGCGCGAGTTCGACAGCAATACCTTCCGGCGCCTGAACCTGCGCCCCATCGCCAGGACGGGGCTCGACAATTACGTCGCCTATTTCACGAACCCGGCACTCTTCGGCTCCATCGGCAACTCGGTCCAGATTGCCGTCGTCAGCACCATCATCACGCTCTTGATGGCCTTCGGCTTCGCCTACGCGATCAATCGCACGTGCGTTCCCTTCAAGGGCGCGTTCAAGCTGATCGCCATGATGCCGATCCTGGTGCCCTCGCTGCTGCCCGGCATCGCGCTCGTCTACATGTTCGGCACTCAGGGCTACCTGACCCCGCTGCTCATGGGCAATTCGATCTATGGCCCGATTGGCATCGTGATCGGCTCGGTGTTTTTCACCTTTCCGCATGCCTACATCATCATCTCGACCGCCCTTTCGATTGCCGATCAGCGCCAGTACGAAGCGGCCGAGTCGCTACGCGCCTCCTCCTGGCGCACCTTCTGGACCGTCACCATCCCCGGTGCGCGCTATGGCCTCATCTCGGCGGGCTTCGTCACCTTCACGCTCGTGATCACCGACTTCGGTCTGCCCAAGGTGATCGGCGGGCAGTACAATGTGCTCGCGGTCGACATCTACAAGCAGGTCATCGGTCAGCAGAATTTCGAGATGGGGGCGGTCGTCTCCCTTATTCTCCTCATTCCGGCCGTGCTCGCATTCGCCGTTGATCGCATCGTGACGCGGCGCCAGGTCTCGCTCCTGTCGGCGCGCTCGGTGCCCTTCCAGCCCCGCCCTGATCCCGGCAAGGATGGCTTGTGGCTCGTCTGGTGCCTGCTGGTCGCGCTCTTCATCGTGGGCATCATCGCCACGTGCCAGGCTGCGGCCTTGATCCGCTTCTGGCCCTACGATCTCAGCATGACGCTCGCCAACTACGACTTCAACAAGATGGATGGGGGCGGCTGGGCGGCCTACTGGAACTCGCTGCGCATGGCGCTCTACACCGCCGTCATCGGCACGGTGATCGTCTTCACCGGCGCCTATATGGTGGAAAAGATCGATGGCTTCCGAACCGGCCGCAATCTGTTCCAGTTCCTCGCCATGCTGCCGATGGCCATTCCCGGAATGGTTCTCGGCCTCGCCTACATTTTCTTCTTCAACGACCCGGCCAACCCCGCCCATTTCCTCTACGGCACGATGGCCATCCTCGTCATATCGACGGTTACCCACTTCTACACGGTGGGTCATCTGACCGCGATGACGGCCCTAAAGCAGATCGACGCCGAGTTCGAGCCGGTCGCATCGTCCTTGCGCCAGCCGTTCTGGCGGCTCTTCGGCCGTGTGACCGTTCCGGTCTGCCTGCCCTCGATCCTCGACATCTCGATCTATATGTTCGTCAATGCCATGACGACGGTGTCAGCCGTTGTTTTCCTCTATTCCACCAAGACGGCGCTGGCCTCGGTCGCGGTCCTCAACATGGACGATGCCGGCACCATCGCGCCGGCGGCCGCCATGGGCATGATGATTTTCTATACGAACGCCGCCGCCCGCATCCTGCACGCGTTGGCCTCCCGGCGCATCTTGAAGCGCACGCAGGCCTGGCGGACCCGCTGA
- a CDS encoding LysR family transcriptional regulator: MDRIEAVRAFVAVAETESFTAAAVRLGRSKATVSKQVSQLEARLGVRLLQRSTRRVSVTDTGRHLLERAGALLGELAALEESVLQDHRSLGGSLKISATVTFGEHEVLGLVAAFHRAHPAVMLSLDLTDRFVDLVGEGVDVAIRIAAPEDSALVRRRLGEVRIVTVASPGYLERAGWPRGTGDLARHVCIGDSNVRNPGVWRFCDATGGATRAHAVNPVVRVNGALAVRRLLLEDLGIAQVPEFVVADDLASGRLVRLGGELEHGSSFELALVFAHARHLAVRARAFINFAVDWFADRYRA; encoded by the coding sequence ATGGATCGCATCGAAGCCGTACGTGCGTTCGTGGCCGTGGCCGAGACGGAAAGCTTCACGGCGGCGGCCGTGCGGCTCGGGCGCTCCAAGGCGACCGTGAGCAAGCAGGTGAGCCAGCTCGAGGCGCGGCTCGGTGTGCGCCTGCTCCAGCGCTCGACCCGCCGCGTCAGCGTGACGGACACCGGCAGGCACCTTCTGGAGCGGGCCGGAGCGTTGCTCGGAGAACTGGCCGCGCTCGAGGAGAGCGTTCTGCAGGATCATCGCTCGCTCGGCGGCAGCCTCAAGATCTCGGCGACGGTGACGTTCGGTGAGCACGAGGTGCTGGGCCTCGTTGCCGCGTTCCATCGCGCTCATCCGGCGGTCATGCTGTCGCTCGATCTCACCGACCGTTTCGTCGACCTGGTCGGCGAAGGTGTCGATGTGGCGATCCGCATCGCGGCGCCAGAGGATTCGGCCCTGGTGCGTCGACGGCTTGGCGAGGTCCGGATCGTGACGGTCGCCTCTCCCGGCTATCTCGAGCGCGCCGGTTGGCCAAGAGGGACGGGCGATCTCGCGAGGCATGTCTGCATCGGCGATTCGAATGTGCGCAACCCTGGCGTCTGGCGGTTCTGCGATGCAACCGGCGGTGCCACGCGCGCGCATGCGGTCAACCCGGTCGTTCGCGTCAATGGCGCCCTCGCCGTGCGCCGGCTGCTGCTCGAGGACCTCGGCATCGCGCAGGTGCCGGAGTTCGTCGTCGCGGACGATCTGGCGAGCGGCCGCCTCGTCCGGCTCGGCGGCGAACTCGAGCATGGTTCGAGCTTCGAACTCGCGCTTGTCTTCGCACACGCGCGCCATCTCGCCGTTCGCGCCCGGGCGTTCATCAACTTTGCCGTCGATTGGTTCGCGGATCGCTATCGGGCCTGA
- a CDS encoding DoxX family membrane protein: MPTRHTTSHIQPNAPEFGALVLRVGLGALFLAHAWLKIAVFTIPGTVQFFASLGLPAIAAYGTILIELVGGVLLILGVASRLVSLAMLPVLAGSILFVHGDKGWLFSNEGGGWEFPAFLIVASLAQVFLGNGALSLGTLLGERMAPAGASGRLARAVVS; encoded by the coding sequence ATGCCCACGCGACACACCACGAGCCACATCCAGCCGAACGCGCCCGAATTCGGCGCACTCGTCCTGCGCGTCGGGCTCGGCGCCCTCTTTCTCGCCCATGCCTGGTTGAAGATCGCGGTCTTCACGATTCCGGGCACGGTGCAATTCTTCGCCAGCCTCGGACTGCCCGCGATCGCGGCCTACGGAACCATATTGATCGAACTGGTCGGCGGCGTGCTCTTGATCCTCGGCGTCGCAAGCCGGCTGGTTTCGCTCGCCATGTTGCCAGTGCTGGCCGGCTCGATCCTCTTCGTCCACGGCGACAAGGGCTGGCTGTTCTCCAACGAGGGCGGCGGCTGGGAATTCCCGGCGTTCCTGATAGTGGCGAGTCTTGCCCAGGTCTTCCTCGGCAACGGCGCATTGAGCCTCGGCACGCTGCTCGGCGAGCGCATGGCTCCGGCGGGCGCGAGCGGCCGGCTGGCTCGCGCGGTCGTCTCCTGA
- a CDS encoding dioxygenase: MPLSPLVFVSHGSPELALRATPAHGHLRTLGRKLTPARAILVVSAHWTTHTPMVACDAAPRTVYDFGGFDPRLRQIRYDAPAALDVADTALALLRAAGLDAGTADHVGYDHGVWVPLSLMAPDASLPVAQVSVQPDRDPTHHHEVGRALAKLREDGVAILASGALTHNLMAFRGQPVDAPVPGWVSTFNDWLAEAVAEDRLEDLLDYRRRAPHGADNHPTDEHLLPFFVALGARAPGETFARTHASYEHGILAMDVYASAMAA; encoded by the coding sequence ATGCCCCTCTCCCCGCTGGTTTTCGTCTCGCATGGCTCGCCCGAGCTGGCCCTGCGCGCAACGCCGGCCCACGGCCATTTGCGGACGCTCGGCCGCAAGCTCACGCCGGCTCGCGCCATCCTCGTCGTCTCGGCCCACTGGACGACGCACACCCCGATGGTCGCGTGCGACGCCGCGCCGCGAACGGTTTATGATTTCGGTGGCTTCGATCCGCGTCTACGGCAGATCCGCTACGACGCGCCCGCCGCGCTCGACGTCGCCGACACCGCACTCGCGCTTCTGCGGGCCGCCGGTCTCGACGCCGGAACCGCCGATCACGTCGGCTACGACCACGGCGTCTGGGTGCCGCTCAGCCTCATGGCCCCCGATGCCAGCCTTCCGGTCGCGCAGGTCTCTGTCCAGCCCGATCGCGATCCGACCCATCACCATGAGGTCGGTCGCGCCCTCGCAAAGTTGCGAGAGGACGGCGTCGCCATTCTCGCCTCCGGCGCGCTCACTCACAACCTCATGGCGTTCCGTGGACAGCCCGTGGACGCGCCCGTACCGGGGTGGGTTTCGACCTTCAACGACTGGCTCGCCGAGGCCGTCGCCGAGGATCGCCTTGAGGACCTCCTCGACTATCGCCGGCGCGCGCCACACGGCGCCGACAACCATCCGACCGACGAGCACCTGCTGCCGTTCTTCGTCGCGCTCGGCGCCCGCGCACCCGGCGAGACGTTCGCCCGCACGCACGCGAGTTACGAACACGGCATCCTGGCCATGGACGTCTATGCGAGCGCCATGGCTGCCTGA
- a CDS encoding CCA tRNA nucleotidyltransferase, whose translation MEDEKVRGPAKGDGPTDAEAAASRLLAATDWLSSRPVQTVLGVLEGGGARSRVVGGAVRNTLVGRPVGDVDVATEAVPDQVVELAGRAGVKSIPTGIEHGTVTLVVEHVAIEVTTLRRDVTTHGRRAEVAFGSDWVADAGRRDFTINALYCDREGRLFDPLGGLADVAARRVRFIGEADRRIAEDYLRILRFFRFSAEYAEGEFDREGLLAAVRGRAGLRRLSGERVRTELLRILLAKRVGVALEAMRDCGTLVEALGFVPRGGLARRVAEVEVAMGLAPDALRRLAGLFLHSRGDAARIAERLRLSRVEGERLAAMASVPMPEPRQGHGELRRLLYAHGATAVVDRLVLAVAGGTLGLEDGKAATRFAETWQVPRFPVAGRDLLELGLAPGPAVGALLARIQADWVREDFAPERGELLERAAAAIAGRS comes from the coding sequence ATGGAGGACGAGAAGGTGCGCGGCCCTGCCAAGGGGGATGGACCGACGGACGCGGAGGCCGCCGCCTCGCGGCTGCTCGCGGCAACGGATTGGCTCTCTTCACGACCGGTGCAGACGGTTCTCGGCGTGCTCGAAGGGGGCGGGGCAAGGTCGCGCGTGGTCGGCGGCGCGGTTCGAAACACACTCGTCGGCCGGCCGGTCGGCGATGTGGACGTCGCGACGGAGGCCGTTCCCGATCAGGTCGTGGAACTTGCGGGCAGGGCGGGGGTGAAGTCCATCCCGACCGGCATCGAGCATGGTACCGTGACGCTCGTCGTCGAGCACGTGGCGATCGAAGTGACGACGCTTCGGCGGGACGTCACCACCCATGGCCGCCGGGCGGAGGTCGCCTTCGGGAGCGACTGGGTGGCGGACGCCGGGCGGCGCGACTTCACGATCAACGCTCTCTACTGCGACCGGGAGGGCAGACTTTTCGATCCGCTCGGGGGATTGGCGGATGTCGCCGCGCGGCGCGTGCGGTTCATCGGGGAGGCGGACCGGCGGATCGCGGAGGATTACCTTCGCATCCTGAGGTTCTTCCGGTTTTCCGCCGAGTATGCCGAGGGTGAGTTCGACCGCGAGGGATTGCTGGCGGCGGTGCGCGGGCGGGCGGGGCTGCGGCGCCTCTCCGGCGAACGTGTGCGCACTGAACTCCTGCGCATCCTGCTGGCGAAGCGGGTGGGCGTCGCGCTCGAGGCGATGCGCGATTGCGGTACGCTGGTGGAGGCGCTGGGGTTCGTGCCGCGCGGGGGGCTTGCGCGTCGCGTGGCGGAGGTCGAGGTGGCGATGGGCCTGGCGCCCGATGCGCTGCGACGGCTCGCCGGGCTGTTCCTCCATTCCCGGGGTGACGCCGCGCGGATCGCCGAGCGCCTCAGGCTCTCGCGGGTCGAAGGTGAACGTCTCGCGGCGATGGCGAGTGTGCCGATGCCGGAACCGCGGCAGGGTCATGGCGAATTGCGCCGGCTCCTCTATGCGCATGGTGCGACGGCCGTCGTCGACCGTCTCGTGCTGGCCGTGGCTGGCGGGACGCTCGGGCTCGAGGATGGAAAAGCCGCGACGCGATTCGCCGAGACCTGGCAAGTGCCACGGTTTCCCGTTGCCGGTCGCGATCTGCTGGAACTGGGCCTTGCGCCCGGCCCGGCGGTCGGCGCGCTTCTCGCGCGCATCCAAGCGGACTGGGTGAGGGAGGATTTCGCACCCGAGAGGGGAGAACTGCTCGAGCGGGCGGCCGCCGCGATCGCGGGTCGCTCCTGA
- a CDS encoding CoA pyrophosphatase — protein sequence MERAWFADTSALRTHALARLAPGEVRELYDGALIPERGDHQLGLALSRGAVVLAGPRAVGQDARAHGPVRPEEAAHWRPAAVLVAIVERAGGLNVILTVRSEALPSHAGQIAFPGGKIDLGREDALGAALREAEEEIALPREGVEPLGYLDCYQTGSGFRIQPVVALVDPEAELMPHPREVADVFEVPLAFLMNARNHRMHSAIWRGARRNYYAMPYGERYIWGATAGILRNLHERLEGV from the coding sequence ATGGAACGCGCGTGGTTCGCCGACACCTCGGCCTTGCGGACCCATGCGCTGGCGCGTCTCGCACCGGGTGAAGTGCGCGAACTCTACGACGGCGCCCTCATTCCTGAGCGCGGCGACCACCAGTTAGGGCTCGCGCTCAGCCGTGGTGCGGTCGTGCTGGCTGGCCCGCGGGCCGTGGGGCAGGACGCCCGGGCGCACGGCCCGGTCCGGCCCGAGGAGGCGGCCCACTGGCGGCCGGCGGCGGTCCTGGTGGCGATCGTCGAACGTGCGGGCGGGCTGAACGTTATCCTCACGGTGCGCAGCGAGGCGCTGCCCTCGCACGCCGGCCAGATCGCTTTCCCGGGCGGTAAAATCGACCTCGGCCGCGAGGATGCGCTCGGTGCCGCACTGCGCGAGGCCGAGGAGGAGATCGCGCTTCCGCGTGAAGGGGTCGAGCCGCTCGGGTACTTGGACTGCTATCAGACCGGCTCCGGGTTCCGCATCCAGCCGGTCGTCGCGCTGGTCGATCCCGAGGCCGAGCTCATGCCCCATCCTCGGGAGGTGGCCGACGTGTTCGAGGTTCCGCTTGCGTTTCTCATGAATGCCCGCAACCATCGAATGCACAGCGCCATATGGCGGGGGGCGCGGCGGAACTACTACGCCATGCCTTATGGCGAGCGCTACATCTGGGGCGCCACGGCCGGAATCCTGCGCAATCTGCACGAGCGTCTCGAGGGAGTATAA
- a CDS encoding DUF1285 domain-containing protein: MAPESEQEAIEVGDAKHDTSHDNGGGGAVLGRLEALLSEQARADRPPLHTWSPPEGADIGLAIERDASWSYRGSEIRREALVRLFARVLMRDAAGRHWLVTPAEKVPVRVADAPFMVVEMSVRGGGEGGDILVRTNLDEVVVIGAASPLRLVGDPLDEGLAVYVTVRDGLEARLTRPVAYELIEHMIEAGDVRDGMLGLTSAGVFFAVVARARLAAEVE, translated from the coding sequence ATCGCGCCGGAAAGCGAGCAGGAGGCGATCGAGGTGGGCGACGCCAAGCACGACACCAGTCACGACAACGGCGGTGGCGGAGCCGTGCTCGGCCGGCTCGAGGCGCTGCTCTCGGAGCAGGCCCGTGCCGACCGGCCGCCGTTGCACACCTGGTCGCCGCCCGAGGGAGCAGACATCGGACTCGCCATCGAACGGGACGCGAGCTGGAGCTATCGAGGGAGCGAGATCCGGCGCGAGGCGCTGGTGCGGCTCTTTGCGCGTGTGCTGATGCGCGATGCGGCGGGCCGCCATTGGCTGGTGACGCCAGCCGAGAAAGTGCCGGTGAGGGTGGCCGATGCGCCGTTCATGGTGGTGGAGATGTCGGTGCGCGGCGGTGGCGAGGGGGGCGATATCCTCGTGCGAACGAATCTCGACGAGGTGGTGGTGATCGGGGCGGCTTCGCCGCTGCGTTTGGTGGGCGATCCGCTCGACGAGGGATTGGCGGTGTACGTGACGGTGCGCGATGGCCTCGAAGCCCGCTTGACGCGGCCTGTCGCCTACGAGCTGATCGAGCACATGATCGAAGCCGGCGACGTGCGGGACGGCATGCTGGGATTGACGAGCGCAGGGGTGTTCTTTGCCGTCGTCGCGCGGGCGCGGCTCGCGGCGGAGGTCGAATGA
- a CDS encoding AAA domain-containing protein translates to MSTLTPNTEDAVLHIERAGESLRRIREAAGRVIFGQERVIDLTLITLLSGGHALLIGVPGLAKTSLVETLGTVLGLDNKRIQFTPDLMPSDIIGSEILDESEGGARRFRFVKGPIFTQLLMADEINRASPKTQSALLQAMQEHHVTVAGHRYDTPAPFHVLATQNPLEQEGTYPLPEAQLDRFLMQIDVDYPDEIAERRMLEATTGTVRSNLETIFSGDQLMAAQHLVRQIPVGEKVVDAILRLVRSARPGGGADERTARLVAWGPGPRASQALMLAVRAKALLEGRLSPSVEDVATLAEPALKHRMALTFAARAEGATLSGIIARLTAEIA, encoded by the coding sequence ATGAGCACACTCACCCCCAATACCGAGGACGCAGTCCTTCACATCGAGCGCGCTGGCGAGAGCCTGCGGCGCATCAGAGAGGCCGCTGGCCGCGTCATTTTCGGCCAGGAGCGGGTCATCGACCTCACCCTGATCACGCTGCTGTCCGGTGGCCACGCGCTGCTGATCGGCGTGCCTGGGCTCGCCAAGACCAGCTTGGTCGAGACCCTCGGGACCGTCCTCGGCCTCGACAACAAGCGCATTCAGTTCACGCCGGACCTGATGCCCTCCGACATCATCGGCTCGGAGATCCTCGACGAGAGCGAGGGGGGCGCGCGCCGCTTCCGCTTCGTCAAGGGCCCCATCTTCACGCAGCTCCTGATGGCCGACGAGATCAACAGGGCGAGCCCCAAGACCCAGTCCGCGCTCCTCCAGGCCATGCAGGAGCACCATGTCACCGTCGCCGGCCACCGCTACGACACGCCGGCTCCTTTCCACGTGCTCGCCACCCAGAACCCGCTGGAGCAGGAAGGCACCTACCCGCTTCCCGAGGCCCAGCTCGACCGCTTCCTGATGCAGATCGACGTCGACTACCCGGACGAGATCGCCGAGCGACGCATGCTCGAAGCAACGACGGGTACGGTGCGCTCGAACCTCGAGACGATCTTCTCGGGCGACCAGCTGATGGCCGCCCAGCACCTCGTGCGCCAGATCCCGGTCGGCGAAAAGGTGGTGGACGCGATCCTGCGGCTGGTCCGCTCCGCCCGCCCTGGCGGTGGTGCGGACGAGCGCACGGCCCGGCTCGTCGCCTGGGGCCCCGGCCCCCGCGCCAGCCAGGCCCTGATGCTCGCCGTGCGTGCCAAGGCGTTGCTCGAAGGGCGCCTCTCGCCCTCCGTCGAGGACGTCGCCACGCTGGCCGAGCCGGCCTTGAAGCACCGCATGGCATTGACTTTCGCGGCACGGGCGGAGGGCGCCACCCTCTCGGGGATCATCGCCCGCCTCACCGCCGAGATCGCATGA
- a CDS encoding DUF58 domain-containing protein, with product MSETTDRRHGPGPGDGSSAGGPDRARYLGLERDADALAARLPELLVEAKRVSHTVAHGIHGRRRAGPGETFWQFRQLQPGDGREQVDWRRSASSDRLFVREREWEAAHTVWLWPDLSPSMVFCSHLARITKRDRALVITFALAELLAGGGERVGLLGLTGARLSRNIVQRLAEELLSQERRAEAPPSLPAEATVGPFSDCILLSDFLEPIDALAERLSRLAGQRAGGHLVQILDPAEETLPYAGRTEFLGLESEGSVLADKVETLRAAYGERMAAHRAGLGDLARALGWTLLVHHTDRPAEEPLLALYARLSGRLELAASSAPLAVGGAR from the coding sequence GTGAGCGAGACGACCGATCGCAGGCACGGCCCGGGGCCGGGCGATGGAAGCTCGGCCGGCGGGCCGGATCGTGCCCGCTATCTCGGCCTCGAGCGCGATGCCGACGCGCTCGCCGCGCGCCTGCCCGAGTTGCTGGTCGAAGCCAAGCGCGTTTCCCATACGGTTGCCCACGGCATTCACGGCCGGCGCCGCGCCGGGCCGGGCGAGACGTTCTGGCAGTTTCGTCAGCTCCAGCCCGGCGATGGCCGCGAGCAGGTCGACTGGCGGCGCTCCGCCAGCTCCGACCGGCTGTTCGTGCGCGAGCGCGAGTGGGAGGCAGCTCACACCGTCTGGCTCTGGCCCGACCTCTCGCCCTCCATGGTGTTCTGCAGCCACCTCGCCAGGATCACCAAGCGTGACCGCGCGCTGGTCATTACCTTCGCCCTCGCCGAATTGCTCGCCGGTGGCGGCGAGCGCGTCGGCCTCCTCGGCCTTACCGGCGCCCGCCTCTCGCGCAACATCGTCCAGCGTCTGGCCGAGGAGTTGTTGTCCCAAGAGCGGCGCGCCGAGGCGCCCCCGAGCCTGCCTGCCGAGGCCACCGTCGGACCGTTTTCGGACTGCATCCTGCTGAGCGATTTCCTCGAACCTATCGATGCACTCGCCGAGCGGCTCTCTCGCCTTGCGGGTCAGCGGGCCGGTGGCCACCTCGTTCAGATCCTCGATCCTGCCGAGGAAACTCTGCCCTATGCGGGACGCACCGAGTTCCTCGGCCTCGAGAGCGAGGGAAGCGTCCTCGCCGACAAGGTCGAGACCCTGCGCGCCGCCTATGGCGAGCGGATGGCGGCGCACCGCGCCGGCCTCGGCGATCTCGCGCGTGCCCTCGGCTGGACCTTGCTCGTCCACCACACGGATCGCCCGGCGGAAGAGCCACTGCTCGCGCTCTATGCACGGCTTTCCGGCCGCCTCGAGCTTGCCGCTTCGTCGGCTCCGCTGGCGGTGGGAGGCGCGCGATGA